One genomic segment of Garra rufa chromosome 13, GarRuf1.0, whole genome shotgun sequence includes these proteins:
- the znf513a gene encoding zinc finger protein 513a, with protein MPRRKQQNPQPVKLDSEDGLGTVRPASLTFESDFLLGQELEFSDPDNDTKIIGLEKFSADISLPGFPLGDEESSPFSRLSMESDADDLRATESEREERVSESAFPSYLSCRGCGQLLEDPLGPGMDLVGPFCMRCCKGNADGVVDRKLCSGLGLQAEPRGGGNEGAGGEDGSLKLHSCTLCGFTSRYTNHVKRHMKTHNGEKPYGCPLCSYASAQLVNLQRHLRIHTGEKPYKCNNCTFACSSLGNLKRHQRMHAAASPGQSAPQPVSGNGLNHTTASQKEKEATPALTEVAGAASRPHVGRDGNYLHTLDGLRLAQQTSTGVLQSGQTVSEPAPLPPMFFPFTCRLCGMALDDEDGSSAQICAKCTLEMLTKDTPGCPAERGDKVYTCAACPFLTHYPNHLARHMKTHSGEKPYKCPQCDYASAHFDNLKRHHRVHTGEKPYKCHLCDYACGNLANLKRHQRVHSGAKPFQCAICNYSCNQSMNLKRHMLRHTGEKPHKCQECGYTTGHWDNYKRHQKKHSLTTDGWVKVQMPGNEEEVEDEEEV; from the exons ATGCCAAGAAGAAAACAACAGAATCCACAACCAGTCAAGT TGGATTCTGAAGATGGTTTAGGCACTGTACGTCCAGCAAGCCTTACCTTTGAGAGCGACTTTCTCCTGGGACAAGAACTTGAGTTTTCAGATCCTGACAATGACACCAAGATCATAGGCCTTGAAAAGTTCTCAG CTGACATCAGTCTGCCTGGCTTCCCCCTGGGAGACGAGGAGAGCTCCCCCTTCAGCCGCCTCAGTATGGAGAGTGACGCTGACGACCTGCGCGCGACCGAAAGCGAGCGTGAAGAGAGGGTTTCTGAGTCTGCCTTTCCCTCTTACCTCTCTTGCAGGGGCTGTGGTCAGCTCCTGGAAGACCCCCTGGGACCCGGCATGGACTTGGTGGGGCCCTTCTGCATGCGCTGCTGCAAAGGGAATGCGGATGGAGTTGTGGACAGGAAGCTCTGCTCAGGCTTAGGGTTACAAGCGGAGCCTAGAGGGGGAGGGAATGAGGGCGCGGGTGGAGAGGATGGTTCCCTAAAGCTCCACTCGTGCACGCTCTGCGGTTTCACGTCGCGGTACACTAACCATGTTAAGAGGCACATGAAGACACACAACGGCGAAAAGCCATACGGGTGTCCACTATGCTCCTATGCGTCGGCACAACTAGTGAACCTCCAAAGGCACTTGCGCATACACACTGGGGAAAAGCCCtataagtgtaacaactgcacaTTTGCATGCAGTTCCTTAGGGAACCTGAAGAGGCACCAGCGTATGCATGCAGCTGCAAGCCCGGGCCAAAGTGCCCCTCAGCCAGTGAGTGGCAATGGTTTAAACCACACTACTGCAAGTCAGAAGGAAAAGGAAGCAACTCCTGCCCTCACTGAAG TTGCAGGTGCTGCCTCGCGACCCCACGTTGGAAGGGATGGGAACTACTTGCACACCCTTGATGGCCTCAGGCTTGCACAGCAGACATCAACAGGGGTGTTGCAGTCAGGACAGACTGTGTCTGAACCTGCCCCTTTGCCCCCCATGTTCTTCCCTTTCACTTGTCGGCTGTGCGGCATGGCCCTAGATGACGAGGATGGATCCTCGGCCCAGATATGCGCAAAATGCACCCTGGAGATGTTAACTAAGGACACACCCGGATGCCCCGCTGAGCGAGGGGACAAGGTCTACACCTGTGCCGCCTGCCCCTTCCTCACCCACTACCCAAACCATCTGGCCCGGCACATGAAGACCCACAGTGGAGAGAAGCCATACAAATGCCCTCAGTGCGACTACGCCTCCGCCCACTTCGACAACCTCAAGCGGCACCATCGAGTACACACCGGCGAGAAACCTTACAAGTGCCACCTGTGTGACTATGCCTGCGGGAACCTGGCTAATCTCAAGAGGCACCAGCGGGTGCATTCGGGTGCCAAACCCTTTCAGTGCGCAATCTGCAACTACAGCTGCAACCAGAGTATGAACCTGAAGCGGCACATGTTGCGCCACACAGGCGAGAAGCCTCATAAGTGCCAAGAGTGTGGCTACACCACTGGCCACTGGGACAACTACAAACGACATCAGAAGAAGCACAGCCTTACTACAGATGGCTGGGTTAAAGTGCAGATGCCTGGAAATGAGGAAGAGGTGGAGGATGAGGAAGAGGTGTAG